From a single Bacillus sp. NEB1478 genomic region:
- a CDS encoding VOC family protein has protein sequence MITGIEHTGIMVSDMEKSLSFYSDILGLEFIDRFDHTSVDVNLAFLGLNGKVLVELIAGYPGEVTNEGKVHHLAFSVKNIEEKFELLKEKGVKLKDHEITELPNGKYFFFYGPDEESLEFFEAK, from the coding sequence GTGATAACAGGTATAGAACATACAGGTATAATGGTTTCTGATATGGAGAAATCACTTTCATTTTATTCGGATATTTTAGGTTTGGAGTTTATAGACCGATTCGATCACACGAGCGTTGATGTGAATTTAGCATTTTTAGGACTTAATGGAAAAGTACTAGTGGAATTGATCGCAGGTTATCCAGGAGAGGTAACAAACGAAGGAAAAGTGCATCACCTCGCTTTTTCTGTAAAAAATATTGAAGAAAAATTTGAACTGCTAAAAGAAAAAGGAGTCAAATTAAAAGATCACGAGATTACAGAACTGCCAAACGGAAAGTATTTCTTTTTTTATGGACCGGATGAGGAATCGTTAGAGTTTTTTGAAGCGAAATAA
- a CDS encoding NUDIX domain-containing protein, with protein sequence MHTHKGIYLICVNDSGHLLTIEKNGGPYINRLDLPGGTPENEESELETVVREVYEETGYQVQSANKLGERIYEIPWRYKKWTLSQHTAVYFIGKVDEANQLALASIPDQDSKGTLWIDPTKVQEEWCSPLVWEAIQYLKNYPFPMNMKCYESWDVLGAPEYLYQNVT encoded by the coding sequence TTGCATACACATAAAGGAATCTATTTAATTTGTGTGAATGATTCTGGTCATCTGCTAACGATTGAAAAAAACGGAGGACCTTACATTAACCGCTTAGATCTTCCCGGCGGGACCCCTGAAAATGAAGAGTCTGAATTAGAAACAGTTGTACGTGAAGTATATGAAGAAACAGGTTATCAAGTTCAGTCAGCTAATAAACTAGGTGAAAGAATTTACGAGATACCGTGGCGGTATAAAAAATGGACGCTTTCGCAGCATACAGCTGTTTACTTTATCGGAAAAGTAGATGAAGCTAATCAGCTTGCTTTAGCCTCTATTCCTGATCAGGATTCTAAAGGTACATTATGGATCGATCCAACAAAAGTGCAAGAAGAGTGGTGCTCCCCTCTAGTCTGGGAAGCTATACAATACTTAAAAAACTATCCTTTCCCCATGAATATGAAATGCTATGAATCATGGGACGTACTTGGAGCGCCTGAATATCTATATCAAAATGTTACTTAA
- a CDS encoding transporter produces MTQRMFPFFPGQGGQGQGFGPPGGGGGGGMAPQSPPPSYTPHQSQGFSLGGGGGGGQGGQPGLYAVDPGAIRPCLYQFVFIWPSWGPGFWAWLTFVGRRSVAGFRWNGRRWVYFGMDTRQINSFFCS; encoded by the coding sequence TTGACGCAAAGAATGTTTCCGTTCTTTCCTGGGCAGGGAGGACAAGGACAAGGATTTGGACCTCCAGGTGGGGGAGGCGGCGGTGGAATGGCTCCGCAATCACCTCCACCATCATACACGCCACACCAGTCTCAAGGTTTTAGTTTAGGAGGCGGGGGAGGCGGTGGCCAAGGAGGACAGCCTGGCCTTTACGCAGTAGATCCAGGAGCAATTCGTCCTTGCTTGTACCAGTTTGTCTTTATCTGGCCGAGCTGGGGACCTGGGTTTTGGGCATGGCTTACTTTTGTAGGCCGCCGCTCTGTAGCAGGCTTCAGATGGAACGGCAGACGTTGGGTGTACTTCGGAATGGATACACGACAAATCAATTCATTTTTCTGTTCATAA
- the cspD gene encoding cold-shock protein CspD has protein sequence MQTGKVKWFNAEKGFGFIEVEGGDDVFVHFSAIQSEGFKSLDEGQEVEFEIVDGARGPQAANVTKK, from the coding sequence ATGCAAACAGGTAAAGTAAAATGGTTTAACGCAGAAAAAGGCTTTGGTTTTATTGAAGTTGAAGGCGGAGACGATGTATTCGTACACTTTTCAGCAATTCAATCTGAAGGTTTCAAATCTTTAGATGAAGGTCAAGAAGTAGAATTTGAAATCGTTGATGGAGCTCGTGGACCACAAGCTGCTAACGTAACTAAAAAATAA
- a CDS encoding small acid-soluble spore protein H — protein MDAQRAQEICSSSEMANVTCNGEQIYIEHVDQETGKATIHSLNNPEQKQSVDVSSLNEQ, from the coding sequence TTGGACGCACAAAGAGCACAAGAAATATGTTCTTCATCAGAAATGGCAAACGTTACTTGTAATGGTGAGCAAATCTACATTGAGCATGTGGATCAAGAAACAGGAAAAGCGACAATCCATTCCCTTAATAATCCGGAGCAGAAGCAAAGTGTTGATGTTTCAAGCTTAAACGAACAGTAA
- a CDS encoding cupin domain-containing protein produces MSKISTENAEHYQWGDACDGWFLLKRDDMSIIHEKMPPQTSEVRHYHVFSKQFFFILNGEAIVEREGEEYVLKANEGIEIPPGIPHQIRNESKHSVEFLVTSTPPSHGDRVVVKKVKTISYVTL; encoded by the coding sequence ATGTCAAAAATTAGCACTGAGAATGCTGAACATTATCAATGGGGAGATGCTTGCGATGGATGGTTTCTTCTCAAGAGGGATGACATGAGTATCATTCATGAAAAAATGCCTCCCCAAACATCTGAAGTCAGGCACTATCATGTTTTTTCCAAGCAATTTTTCTTCATTCTAAACGGAGAAGCTATTGTAGAACGTGAAGGAGAAGAATATGTATTAAAAGCTAACGAAGGAATCGAGATCCCCCCAGGCATACCTCATCAAATCAGAAACGAAAGTAAGCATTCCGTTGAATTTCTAGTAACTTCAACACCCCCGTCACATGGAGACAGGGTTGTAGTAAAAAAAGTAAAAACGATAAGTTATGTGACCCTTTAA
- a CDS encoding deoxynucleoside kinase encodes MAGMIGTGKTTYAEFLSRELESEIYYESVVDNPILPDYYKNPKRWAFPLQIYFLNTRFKTIRQARSNPDNVLDRSLYEDLIFAELNFDSGNMTQLEFDTYKDLLETMMNEIDKTPKSRADLLIYLDSDLDTVLERITQRGRSYEQVDENPELLAYYKTLHGKYKEWIKAYDKTPVLIIESKEYNIFDEKDQEKILSLVKGELNRLDSLEEQPALMNETR; translated from the coding sequence ATGGCAGGTATGATCGGTACTGGTAAAACAACATACGCTGAGTTTTTGAGCCGTGAGCTTGAAAGCGAAATTTATTATGAAAGCGTCGTTGATAACCCTATTTTACCCGATTATTACAAAAACCCGAAGCGATGGGCTTTCCCGCTTCAGATTTACTTTTTAAACACACGCTTTAAAACGATTCGTCAAGCGCGTTCAAATCCAGACAATGTTCTGGATCGCAGCTTATATGAAGATTTAATTTTTGCAGAGCTTAATTTCGACTCCGGCAATATGACTCAGCTTGAATTTGATACGTACAAAGACTTGCTTGAAACGATGATGAACGAAATCGATAAAACGCCAAAGTCACGTGCTGATTTATTGATTTATCTAGATAGTGATCTAGACACTGTACTTGAACGAATCACACAAAGAGGACGTTCATATGAACAAGTTGATGAAAATCCCGAGCTTTTGGCATATTATAAAACTCTCCATGGCAAATATAAGGAATGGATCAAGGCTTATGACAAGACACCAGTTCTTATCATTGAAAGTAAAGAGTACAACATTTTTGATGAAAAAGATCAAGAAAAGATACTTTCACTAGTAAAAGGTGAACTTAACCGTCTCGATTCATTGGAAGAACAGCCTGCTCTTATGAATGAAACACGATAA
- a CDS encoding hydrolase, whose product MEKRPYYVNVESGEILPIKTASTFQFEISASDEDIRKLAQKFEEVDSASADTFVRTHVPYVPYSDDPDNDRYDQKLREAYEIIHDLGQDETRKFIETMSIWNKEKRPETE is encoded by the coding sequence TTGGAGAAAAGACCTTATTATGTGAACGTGGAAAGCGGAGAAATCCTTCCAATTAAAACTGCTTCCACATTTCAGTTTGAAATCTCAGCATCAGACGAAGATATCCGGAAACTCGCTCAAAAGTTTGAGGAAGTAGACAGTGCTTCAGCAGACACGTTTGTAAGAACGCATGTACCGTATGTCCCTTATTCTGATGATCCTGATAATGACCGGTATGATCAAAAACTAAGAGAAGCATACGAAATCATTCATGATTTGGGACAAGACGAGACAAGAAAATTTATAGAAACAATGAGTATTTGGAACAAAGAAAAAAGGCCTGAGACTGAATAA
- a CDS encoding DsbA family protein — MPIPIKVYSDFVCPYCFLAETPLLKAIEGKDVTIEWIPFELHPYPQETLKPEGSYIQRSWYESVLPLAKKLGVEMILPDVSPQPHTHYAHEGLLFSKRHGKEKEYAHRVFTSFYQEGKDIGTIEVLRNIAEEVGMDGRAFEESLHSREFRSEREEYLRMASEEGDITAVPTMCIGDRVLKGLHPQANIERALRGAVRDEKMEFCEGDECE; from the coding sequence ATGCCAATACCCATTAAAGTTTATTCAGACTTCGTTTGTCCGTATTGTTTTTTAGCAGAAACACCTCTATTGAAGGCAATTGAGGGAAAAGATGTAACGATCGAATGGATACCTTTTGAACTGCACCCTTATCCGCAAGAAACTTTAAAACCAGAAGGCAGCTATATTCAAAGATCATGGTATGAATCTGTATTACCACTTGCAAAAAAATTGGGTGTAGAAATGATTTTGCCAGATGTTTCACCACAGCCACATACTCATTATGCACATGAAGGCTTATTGTTTTCAAAAAGACATGGTAAAGAAAAAGAATATGCTCACCGAGTATTTACTAGTTTTTATCAAGAAGGAAAAGATATCGGAACGATAGAAGTACTCCGAAATATTGCTGAAGAAGTTGGAATGGACGGAAGAGCATTTGAAGAATCCCTCCATTCGCGTGAATTTCGCAGCGAAAGAGAAGAATATTTACGAATGGCGAGTGAAGAAGGTGATATCACCGCGGTTCCAACCATGTGTATCGGTGACCGTGTATTAAAAGGACTCCATCCGCAAGCTAACATCGAACGAGCGTTGCGAGGTGCGGTACGGGATGAAAAAATGGAGTTTTGCGAAGGTGATGAGTGTGAATAG
- a CDS encoding fumarylacetoacetate hydrolase family protein, whose protein sequence is MKHARVIYEGREQKGTIVDETITFSSGNTANIKDIETWLPPFQPNKMIGLALNYADHADELGLEKPAEPVLFIKPNSSLVGHKGQVFYPDGATYMHYENELAVVIGKEGRNIKAENAMDYVSGYTIANDVTVRDFVNNWYRPPVRAKGHDTFGPMGPFYVDEADIPDVTNLELRTYVNGELRQQGNTKDLMYSIPEIIEFVSSFMTLEPYDVIWTGTPKGISHIHPGDVVRLEIDYLGALENTIVDGRTEKVPTGGKDHEARG, encoded by the coding sequence ATGAAACACGCACGTGTTATTTATGAAGGAAGAGAGCAAAAAGGAACAATAGTTGATGAAACAATCACCTTTTCATCAGGGAATACAGCAAATATAAAAGATATTGAAACATGGCTTCCTCCATTTCAGCCGAATAAAATGATCGGACTCGCATTGAACTATGCGGATCACGCAGATGAACTTGGCCTAGAAAAACCAGCAGAACCGGTATTGTTTATCAAACCAAATTCATCTTTGGTCGGACATAAAGGTCAAGTGTTCTATCCGGACGGCGCAACTTACATGCATTATGAAAATGAGCTTGCTGTTGTAATCGGTAAAGAAGGAAGAAACATAAAAGCTGAAAATGCGATGGATTATGTAAGCGGTTACACGATTGCGAATGACGTTACTGTACGTGATTTTGTAAACAATTGGTACCGTCCGCCAGTACGTGCGAAGGGCCATGACACTTTTGGTCCGATGGGTCCGTTTTATGTGGATGAGGCAGATATTCCTGACGTAACAAACCTAGAACTTCGTACGTATGTGAACGGCGAACTCAGACAGCAAGGGAACACGAAAGATTTAATGTATTCGATTCCTGAAATTATTGAATTCGTGTCATCATTCATGACACTAGAACCGTATGATGTGATTTGGACAGGAACGCCAAAAGGTATTTCACATATACACCCTGGAGATGTTGTCAGACTTGAAATCGATTATTTAGGCGCACTTGAAAATACAATCGTAGATGGCCGTACGGAAAAGGTACCAACAGGAGGGAAGGATCATGAAGCCAGAGGTTAA
- a CDS encoding MEDS domain-containing protein yields the protein MKQKLNQMLSDQKNAHIFYSFSDTQKYIQNTIAYILDGIESGDSVLLIESERMLPQILIELEKHLDEKDEKRVHHISNFDFYFSSGSYHPPAIFKYIENSLQPFLDHNIPVRTWTHVEWSTIEGPLSIVEELEEGVDKLIAELNLKVMCAYKEVDMPDPFKLALLRTHKYVMTDDDLFFSDQYKENDLKVISNER from the coding sequence ATGAAACAGAAATTGAACCAGATGCTAAGTGATCAAAAAAATGCTCATATTTTTTATTCATTTAGTGATACTCAGAAGTATATACAAAACACGATAGCCTATATTCTTGATGGGATTGAATCAGGGGATTCAGTTCTGCTTATTGAAAGTGAAAGAATGCTGCCACAGATATTAATTGAACTAGAAAAACATTTGGATGAAAAGGATGAAAAGAGAGTTCACCATATTAGTAATTTTGATTTTTATTTTTCAAGTGGAAGCTATCATCCACCAGCCATTTTTAAATACATTGAAAATTCGCTGCAGCCATTTTTAGATCATAATATTCCAGTTCGGACTTGGACACATGTTGAGTGGAGTACGATCGAGGGACCATTATCCATAGTAGAGGAGCTGGAAGAAGGCGTAGATAAACTCATTGCTGAGCTGAATCTGAAGGTAATGTGTGCATACAAAGAAGTAGATATGCCTGACCCGTTTAAATTAGCGTTATTACGTACTCATAAATACGTCATGACTGACGATGATCTGTTCTTCTCAGATCAGTATAAAGAAAACGATTTAAAGGTTATTTCAAATGAACGATAA
- a CDS encoding MFS transporter encodes MRGFFEKWHPAVIVIVAGTLFTRAAFFMTMPFLAIYLYSEKGIDPATVGIIIGVSALTGTFGGFFGGYLSDRVGRLPVMTAAIFTWSIVFAGFALADHVWHFFLLNMLNGLCRSWFEPISRALLADVTTKENRLRVFNARYFAINVGAAIGPVVGTQLGTSSSTQAFYITAGAYLIYGLLIVSTLTKYTSELKGGEERKFSVKSAITVLSKDKVLAFFLVGNTIVMMSQSQMDTTLAQYIGNAPQFENGVKLFAYLVVANAVTVLLLQFPVTNYIKRWEPMNALRFGSIAFSLALLGFGLSTNAVFLVISMVVLTVGEIIVFVMSDVLLDDLAPDHMRGTYFGAMSFRSIGFSAGPWIGGLLLSSFGFHHGFYVFGCLTLISLLSLPFFQYGEIVRKNTASNQSVST; translated from the coding sequence ATGAGGGGATTTTTCGAAAAGTGGCATCCTGCTGTTATTGTTATTGTTGCTGGGACGCTTTTTACAAGAGCTGCTTTTTTTATGACGATGCCGTTCTTGGCGATCTATTTATACAGTGAAAAAGGAATTGATCCAGCTACAGTTGGAATAATCATCGGTGTCAGTGCTCTTACGGGAACTTTTGGCGGTTTTTTTGGCGGATATCTATCAGACCGCGTCGGTCGTCTTCCGGTAATGACAGCTGCAATATTCACTTGGAGTATAGTATTTGCTGGGTTTGCACTCGCTGATCATGTTTGGCATTTCTTTTTATTGAATATGTTAAACGGTTTATGCCGATCTTGGTTCGAGCCGATTTCAAGAGCTTTGCTGGCTGATGTAACGACGAAAGAAAATAGGCTTCGTGTGTTTAATGCCCGCTACTTCGCGATTAATGTAGGAGCCGCAATCGGACCGGTAGTCGGAACACAGCTAGGCACTTCTTCTTCTACACAAGCTTTTTATATAACAGCTGGTGCTTATCTGATTTATGGCCTTTTAATAGTAAGTACGCTGACAAAATACACTTCTGAATTAAAAGGCGGAGAAGAAAGAAAGTTCTCGGTGAAATCTGCGATAACTGTATTATCAAAAGACAAAGTGCTTGCGTTTTTCTTAGTAGGAAACACAATTGTTATGATGTCACAGTCACAAATGGACACTACTTTAGCGCAATATATAGGGAATGCCCCTCAATTTGAGAATGGTGTAAAACTATTTGCGTATTTAGTCGTAGCTAATGCGGTAACGGTCCTTTTACTGCAGTTTCCAGTAACGAATTACATAAAGCGATGGGAACCTATGAATGCACTTCGGTTTGGAAGCATTGCCTTCAGTCTCGCTCTTTTAGGATTTGGTCTATCCACAAATGCCGTATTTTTGGTCATAAGCATGGTGGTCCTTACAGTGGGTGAAATCATTGTATTCGTCATGAGTGATGTACTTTTGGATGATTTGGCACCGGACCATATGAGGGGTACATATTTTGGAGCGATGTCTTTCCGTTCAATCGGCTTTAGTGCCGGGCCGTGGATCGGGGGGCTGCTTCTGAGTTCATTTGGTTTTCATCATGGATTTTATGTATTTGGGTGTTTAACACTCATTTCATTATTATCACTTCCATTTTTTCAATATGGGGAGATCGTCCGTAAAAACACAGCGTCAAATCAATCTGTCTCAACATAA
- a CDS encoding toprim domain-containing protein, with translation MTGYIVEGKSDQLRVQCVDPEAHFVILNGISFRHRERRAIEEALVLCDEVYVLTDPDEPGDKIAQKIMEAYPEIRRILIDPKKARNVREHRYKYGVEYCSNQYLKETLPGI, from the coding sequence ATGACCGGATACATTGTTGAAGGCAAAAGTGATCAACTGAGAGTTCAGTGTGTAGATCCAGAGGCTCATTTTGTTATATTAAACGGGATTTCCTTTCGTCATAGAGAGCGAAGAGCGATTGAGGAAGCATTGGTTTTGTGTGATGAGGTATACGTTTTAACGGATCCAGATGAACCAGGTGACAAAATCGCACAAAAGATTATGGAGGCATACCCTGAGATCAGACGTATCTTAATAGACCCGAAGAAAGCTCGAAACGTTCGTGAACACCGTTATAAATACGGTGTTGAGTATTGTTCCAACCAATATTTAAAAGAGACATTGCCAGGAATATAG
- a CDS encoding magnesium transporter CorA family protein: protein MLKYTKSSNSTAKNDHFNFPNSDETLLMFYNSPEEMQKDEVLQKMEIHPLASQAFSAFSDHPKINIYASHVVVSTFYLDTEDFKPIRINLLIGDQYVIAMSEKVLPFRKKLVTDFLENPEHMEHVSYILYYVMRDIVDSYLEVVDKLSDEFLDLEKQVFVDPMKREIGHNVYRWKSKLHNLRQYVEAEEFVIQKMGHDDFEFANEESGFYFKDLLSSFSRVTAAFDSYKENLKGVLDLQMSLKSDHMNRIMKTLTLVSAVFVPLTFIAGLYGMNFEYIPELRWRYGYFYVLTLCFSLAVLIMSYFKKKRWW from the coding sequence ATGCTAAAGTATACGAAATCATCGAATAGCACAGCTAAAAATGATCATTTTAACTTTCCAAATTCTGATGAAACTCTATTGATGTTTTATAATTCCCCTGAAGAGATGCAAAAGGATGAAGTTCTGCAAAAGATGGAGATTCATCCTCTGGCTAGCCAAGCGTTCTCCGCGTTTTCAGATCACCCAAAGATTAATATTTATGCGAGTCATGTAGTTGTTTCCACTTTTTATTTGGATACAGAAGATTTTAAACCGATTAGGATCAACTTGCTTATCGGGGATCAATATGTAATCGCAATGTCTGAGAAAGTTCTCCCTTTTAGAAAAAAACTCGTAACAGATTTTTTAGAGAATCCGGAGCACATGGAGCATGTCAGTTATATTCTTTATTATGTGATGAGGGATATCGTTGATTCGTATTTAGAAGTCGTTGATAAACTTTCTGATGAATTTTTAGATTTGGAAAAACAAGTGTTTGTTGATCCTATGAAAAGAGAAATCGGACATAACGTTTATCGATGGAAAAGCAAATTACATAACCTGAGGCAGTATGTAGAGGCTGAGGAGTTCGTCATTCAAAAGATGGGACATGATGATTTTGAATTTGCAAACGAAGAATCAGGTTTTTATTTCAAAGATTTGCTTTCATCTTTTTCGAGAGTAACAGCTGCATTTGACAGCTATAAGGAAAATTTAAAAGGTGTCCTGGATCTTCAAATGTCATTAAAATCAGATCATATGAACCGTATTATGAAGACACTGACCCTTGTCAGTGCCGTTTTTGTACCACTTACTTTTATCGCTGGTTTATACGGTATGAATTTTGAATATATACCAGAATTGAGATGGAGATACGGCTATTTTTATGTTTTAACCCTTTGTTTTTCTCTGGCTGTTTTGATCATGAGTTATTTTAAGAAAAAAAGATGGTGGTGA
- a CDS encoding methyl-accepting chemotaxis protein, with amino-acid sequence MNELNEQSESIGDILTTIEEISSQTNLLALNAAIEAARAGDQGRGFAVVADEVRRLAEDSQNSTKQIAGILGEIRTKAKQAAQFVDGSQGVVSSSLEATQKTANNFKQILSNTDQVAAQSSQVQSLINQLYESTGQIVGEIQSVSGTAESSSGAVEEVLASVEEQYRCVEDVVESFTKFEALTSELNELVKE; translated from the coding sequence ATGAATGAACTTAATGAACAGAGCGAGTCAATTGGAGATATTTTAACAACGATTGAAGAAATTTCTTCACAAACGAATCTATTAGCATTAAATGCTGCGATTGAAGCTGCAAGAGCTGGTGACCAAGGACGCGGATTTGCCGTTGTAGCTGATGAAGTTCGACGATTAGCGGAAGACTCGCAAAATTCAACAAAACAGATTGCTGGAATCCTTGGGGAAATCCGCACCAAAGCAAAACAAGCTGCCCAATTCGTTGATGGCAGTCAAGGTGTTGTTTCTTCCAGTCTGGAAGCGACTCAAAAAACAGCAAATAATTTTAAACAAATCTTATCGAACACAGATCAGGTGGCTGCTCAATCATCACAAGTTCAATCTTTGATCAATCAGCTATATGAATCTACAGGACAGATTGTAGGCGAAATTCAATCTGTGTCTGGAACGGCTGAATCGTCCAGTGGTGCTGTGGAAGAAGTACTTGCTAGTGTCGAAGAACAATATAGATGTGTAGAAGATGTTGTGGAAAGTTTCACGAAATTCGAAGCATTAACTTCAGAGCTGAATGAACTTGTAAAAGAATAA
- the hpaI gene encoding 2,4-dihydroxyhept-2-ene-1,7-dioic acid aldolase has product MNVEEAKKNIRGSIAPIITPFHEDESLDLNSLKSLIDWHIQSGSHGISVTGTTGEPSSLTLNEREQVMEKAIKAVNKRVPIVPGTGSTNHQESLHLTKLAQEMGADAAMVIVPYYNKPSQHALYKHFKTIADSVDIPLIIYNIPGRTAVNLEVKTLARLNEDCPNIIGVKESNKDFEHVNRVLMHCGRDFLLYSGIELLCYPMLAIGGAGYISATANVLPSKVAEVYNAWESGNVQEALKLHYDLMPLNDVLFKDTNPAPLKAALGMMGKINPTLRMPMDLPAESLQKEIRSVLADYGLVEKIGSEA; this is encoded by the coding sequence ATGAACGTAGAAGAAGCAAAAAAGAATATTCGAGGGTCTATCGCGCCAATCATTACCCCTTTCCATGAGGATGAATCGCTTGATCTTAATTCACTTAAAAGTTTAATAGACTGGCATATTCAATCTGGAAGTCATGGTATCTCAGTTACTGGAACAACTGGTGAACCCTCCTCACTTACGTTAAATGAACGGGAACAAGTGATGGAGAAAGCCATTAAAGCTGTAAACAAACGCGTACCAATCGTACCTGGTACAGGATCAACCAACCACCAAGAATCCCTTCACTTAACAAAACTCGCACAAGAAATGGGAGCAGATGCCGCAATGGTCATCGTTCCATACTACAACAAGCCATCACAGCATGCACTTTACAAACATTTCAAAACAATCGCTGACAGCGTAGATATACCATTAATCATCTATAACATTCCAGGCAGAACCGCTGTAAACCTTGAAGTAAAAACATTAGCCCGTTTAAATGAGGATTGTCCGAATATTATCGGTGTAAAAGAATCCAATAAAGACTTTGAACACGTAAATCGAGTGCTCATGCATTGCGGACGTGACTTTTTGCTGTATTCGGGCATTGAACTTCTGTGCTATCCGATGCTTGCGATTGGCGGAGCTGGGTACATATCAGCGACGGCTAACGTTCTGCCGTCAAAAGTGGCAGAAGTGTATAACGCTTGGGAGTCTGGTAATGTTCAAGAAGCACTTAAACTTCATTACGATCTCATGCCGCTAAACGATGTTCTTTTTAAAGACACGAATCCAGCTCCACTAAAAGCAGCTTTAGGGATGATGGGTAAAATCAATCCAACATTAAGAATGCCGATGGACCTTCCGGCTGAATCACTGCAAAAAGAAATTAGATCTGTATTAGCTGATTATGGTCTTGTAGAAAAAATAGGGAGTGAAGCGTAA
- a CDS encoding late competence development ComFB family protein: MKVINAMEILVEEALTNYWGQLQLPCKCEICKTDVYAITLNNLPPRYVSNEDGYAYVKAQNFDDQSRVNILNQIVKATGIVATRPSHEIEPSSYSE, encoded by the coding sequence ATGAAAGTTATTAACGCGATGGAAATACTTGTAGAAGAAGCATTAACGAATTACTGGGGCCAACTTCAGCTTCCATGCAAATGTGAGATTTGTAAAACGGATGTTTACGCGATTACACTCAACAATTTGCCGCCCCGATATGTTTCAAATGAAGATGGCTATGCATACGTAAAAGCACAAAACTTTGATGACCAATCTCGAGTTAATATTTTAAATCAGATCGTTAAAGCAACTGGAATCGTAGCAACGCGACCTTCACATGAAATAGAACCATCTTCCTATTCCGAATAG
- a CDS encoding GntR family transcriptional regulator, whose protein sequence is MNTTHKPNKQQYAYQVIRSRILDGRYPPGHKLVIDQLARELHTSAIPVREAIRQLEADSLISFKPYSGAIVTPFDEEAYLETLSVLAVLEGFATAESSVHFPHEKLKNLRAFTRLMEDALDVLDFSLFSNFNKEFHKLTYTYCHNQFLMEQIQATWERLSTVRKNGTTMQPARMKRSIAEHYQLIEMIEKREDPKKIEAFTRSHKMNTLKAFQEDKTIQSRTKTKTL, encoded by the coding sequence ATGAATACTACACATAAACCCAACAAGCAGCAATATGCTTATCAAGTCATCCGTTCCCGTATTCTAGATGGAAGATATCCGCCTGGTCACAAATTAGTAATTGATCAGCTGGCAAGAGAGCTCCACACAAGTGCAATTCCTGTTCGAGAAGCAATCAGGCAACTGGAAGCAGATTCTCTCATCTCATTTAAACCCTACTCAGGAGCGATTGTTACCCCATTTGATGAAGAAGCATATTTAGAGACATTGTCAGTTTTAGCAGTATTGGAAGGTTTTGCAACTGCAGAATCGTCTGTCCACTTTCCTCATGAAAAGCTGAAGAATTTAAGAGCGTTTACTCGACTAATGGAAGATGCACTTGATGTACTCGATTTTTCTCTTTTCTCCAACTTCAACAAAGAATTCCACAAACTTACTTACACTTACTGCCATAATCAATTTTTAATGGAACAGATACAAGCAACATGGGAACGGCTCAGTACCGTCCGGAAAAACGGGACTACAATGCAGCCTGCAAGAATGAAGCGTTCCATTGCTGAACATTATCAATTAATCGAAATGATTGAAAAGAGAGAAGATCCCAAAAAAATCGAGGCATTTACCCGCAGCCACAAAATGAACACCCTTAAAGCTTTTCAGGAAGACAAAACGATTCAGTCAAGAACCAAAACGAAAACTTTATAA